Proteins from a single region of Pyxidicoccus xibeiensis:
- a CDS encoding AAA family ATPase, producing the protein MRIAFSGSHRCGKSTLIADVEERLDGYRVVDEPYLLLEEEGYEFAHPPSMEDFVEQLRCALALADEEGTDLLLDRCPVDFLGYLLAHPDAESFELEEWMDRVRSAVQRLDLIVFVPIEEPDRIRLPRSEDADMRSEVDARLKWLLLEDPYQLGVEVLTVEGRRPERVEQVLRQVIRRDRTS; encoded by the coding sequence ATGCGCATTGCGTTCAGTGGCTCCCATCGGTGCGGCAAGTCGACGCTCATCGCCGACGTCGAGGAGCGACTGGACGGCTACCGCGTCGTTGACGAGCCGTATCTGCTCCTCGAAGAGGAGGGGTACGAGTTCGCGCATCCTCCCTCGATGGAGGACTTCGTCGAGCAGCTCCGCTGCGCCCTGGCGCTTGCCGATGAGGAAGGGACGGACCTGCTGCTGGACAGATGCCCGGTGGACTTCCTCGGGTACCTGCTGGCGCATCCCGACGCGGAGTCGTTCGAGCTGGAAGAGTGGATGGACCGCGTTCGCTCCGCTGTCCAGCGGCTGGACCTCATCGTCTTCGTGCCCATCGAGGAGCCGGACAGGATTCGGCTCCCGCGCAGCGAGGACGCCGACATGCGCTCGGAGGTCGACGCCAGGCTGAAGTGGCTCCTGCTCGAGGACCCCTACCAGCTCGGAGTGGAGGTGTTGACCGTGGAGGGAAGGAGGCCCGAGCGCGTCGAGCAGGTCCTTCGACAGGTCATCCGTCGAGACCGGACGTCATAG
- a CDS encoding ribonuclease HI family protein, with the protein MSAPSIVDILRHIAREEPLSATVRAFRGLTREHVGQLLEDAAARLGGEPSSRPEGPSTPGAAASAPVEPEVRASSEPLPRLRVYSDGAARGNPGPAGAGAVLTDPEGHVVARLGRFLGHQTNNHAEYMGLLLGLKHAKALGAREVEVFADSELLIRQLGGRYQVKSPTLKPLYDEARLLLAAFSQVKLVHIPRAKNAEADEMSNRAIDEKL; encoded by the coding sequence ATGTCCGCACCGTCCATCGTCGACATCCTCCGCCACATCGCGCGAGAGGAGCCGCTGTCAGCGACGGTGCGAGCCTTCCGGGGCCTCACCCGGGAGCACGTCGGGCAGCTCCTGGAGGACGCCGCCGCCCGCCTGGGTGGCGAGCCGTCGAGTCGCCCCGAGGGACCTTCCACCCCAGGTGCCGCGGCGTCGGCACCTGTGGAGCCGGAGGTCCGGGCCTCCTCCGAGCCCCTGCCCCGCCTCCGCGTCTACTCAGACGGTGCCGCCCGGGGAAACCCCGGCCCGGCTGGCGCGGGCGCGGTGCTGACGGACCCCGAGGGCCACGTGGTGGCCCGGCTGGGCAGGTTCCTCGGACACCAGACGAACAACCACGCGGAGTACATGGGCCTGCTGCTGGGCCTGAAGCACGCGAAGGCGCTGGGCGCGCGCGAGGTGGAGGTCTTCGCCGACAGCGAGCTGCTCATCCGCCAGCTCGGCGGCCGCTACCAGGTGAAGAGCCCCACGCTGAAGCCGCTGTACGACGAGGCCCGCCTGCTGCTGGCGGCCTTCTCGCAGGTGAAGCTCGTCCACATCCCCCGCGCGAAGAACGCCGAGGCGGATGAGATGAGCAACCGGGCCATCGACGAGAAACTATGA
- a CDS encoding MFS transporter, producing the protein MTPPEPVVRKAPPETGTAPERVGGARLPRAVVLLGLVSLLTDVSSEMIFPLLPAFLAARFPAAPLLLGGMEGLADLVSALLKYRSGVWADRARNLKPLVLLGYGVSSLARPLMAFVTLPWQPLLVRSLDRVGKGLRSSPRDAIIAHSVPEGTRGRAFGFHRGMDHAGAALGALVAMALVAWGLSTEQVFLAAAVPGLLAVLCIFVVPEPAREPVARGKGAALEPVPRRLAYFLVPVVLFGVANSTDAFLLLKLSEEGAPPALLPMAWLMLHAVKAAVSYPAGWLADRLGSSRVVLAGWALYALSYVALSQVRGVPGTLAVMAFYGLYHALAEGAEKALLTSLVPAAARGRAFGLYNGLTGGASLAAGLLFGALWTGWGSAPAFLVAGVLAAVSAGLLAVLLPRARPAAPA; encoded by the coding sequence GTGACGCCGCCGGAGCCCGTGGTGCGCAAGGCGCCCCCGGAGACGGGCACTGCCCCCGAGCGGGTGGGCGGTGCCCGCCTGCCCCGGGCGGTGGTGCTGCTGGGGCTGGTGTCGCTGCTGACGGACGTGAGCAGCGAGATGATCTTCCCGCTGCTGCCCGCGTTCCTCGCGGCGCGCTTCCCCGCCGCGCCGCTGCTGCTGGGCGGCATGGAGGGGCTGGCGGACCTGGTGTCCGCGCTCCTCAAGTACCGCTCCGGCGTGTGGGCGGACCGGGCGCGCAACCTCAAGCCGCTGGTGCTGCTGGGCTACGGCGTGTCGTCGCTGGCGCGGCCGCTGATGGCCTTCGTCACCCTGCCCTGGCAGCCGCTGTTGGTGCGCTCGCTGGACAGGGTGGGCAAGGGGCTGCGCAGCAGCCCGCGTGACGCCATCATCGCGCACTCGGTGCCGGAGGGGACGCGGGGGCGGGCCTTCGGCTTCCACCGGGGCATGGACCACGCGGGCGCGGCGCTGGGCGCGCTGGTGGCCATGGCGCTGGTGGCGTGGGGCCTGAGCACGGAGCAGGTGTTCCTGGCGGCGGCGGTGCCGGGGCTCTTGGCGGTGCTCTGCATCTTCGTGGTGCCCGAGCCCGCGCGCGAGCCGGTGGCGCGGGGGAAGGGCGCGGCGCTGGAGCCGGTGCCCCGGCGGCTGGCGTACTTCCTGGTGCCGGTGGTGCTCTTCGGCGTGGCCAACTCCACGGACGCCTTCCTGCTGCTGAAGCTGTCCGAGGAGGGCGCTCCGCCCGCGCTGCTGCCGATGGCGTGGCTGATGCTGCACGCGGTGAAGGCGGCCGTCTCGTACCCGGCCGGCTGGCTGGCGGACCGGCTGGGCTCCTCGCGCGTGGTGCTCGCGGGCTGGGCGCTGTACGCGCTCAGCTACGTGGCGCTCTCCCAGGTGCGGGGCGTGCCCGGCACGCTGGCCGTCATGGCCTTCTACGGGCTGTACCACGCGCTGGCGGAGGGGGCGGAGAAGGCCCTGCTCACGTCGCTGGTGCCGGCGGCCGCGCGCGGGCGCGCCTTCGGCCTCTACAACGGGCTCACCGGCGGGGCCTCGCTGGCCGCGGGCCTGCTGTTCGGCGCGCTGTGGACGGGGTGGGGCAGCGCGCCGGCCTTCCTCGTCGCGGGCGTGCTGGCGGCGGTGAGCGCGGGGCTGCTGGCGGTGCTGCTGCCCCGGGCCCGGCCCGCGGCGCCCGCCTGA
- a CDS encoding SRPBCC family protein — translation MAGTGTLKVTTPSDREITMTRVFDAPRRRVFDAHTRPELLKRWLGVRGGWTLEVCEVDLKVGGKYRYVWRKGATGTDMGMGGVFREIVPGERIVCTETFDDAWYPGEALVTTVLVEKDGKTTLTSTTRYESKEARDAVLATPMERGVAESYDKLVELLAA, via the coding sequence ATGGCAGGCACTGGCACCCTGAAGGTCACGACCCCGAGCGACCGGGAAATCACGATGACGCGCGTCTTCGATGCACCGCGCCGACGGGTCTTCGACGCCCATACGCGGCCCGAGCTGCTCAAGCGTTGGCTGGGCGTGCGTGGCGGCTGGACGCTGGAGGTCTGTGAGGTGGACCTGAAGGTGGGCGGCAAGTACCGGTACGTGTGGCGGAAGGGGGCCACTGGAACCGACATGGGGATGGGCGGTGTCTTCCGCGAAATCGTGCCGGGCGAGCGCATCGTCTGCACCGAGACGTTCGACGACGCGTGGTACCCCGGTGAGGCGCTCGTCACGACGGTGCTGGTCGAGAAGGACGGAAAGACCACGCTCACGAGCACGACGCGGTACGAGTCGAAGGAGGCCCGCGACGCCGTGCTCGCGACGCCGATGGAGCGCGGCGTCGCGGAGAGCTACGACAAGCTCGTCGAGCTCCTGGCGGCGTAG
- a CDS encoding ArsR/SmtB family transcription factor, protein MTMRKAPPRTGRRALGALTSPARQEVLGAFAEGPATVRTLAERLGRSRQALYHHLEILERTRLVEVTGEVGEGRNREKVYGLCAEGLELTDAPASRSEVQTAVRASQAMLRLTSREVSTAILASGLRLSGPERELVALRAKVRLSPQKLRELNAHLDAIHALFATTADAAKGDALYAVTLVLTPVREAGTGEGPRKRAPARRSGR, encoded by the coding sequence ATGACGATGCGAAAGGCCCCCCCGCGGACGGGGCGGCGGGCGCTGGGGGCCCTCACCTCCCCTGCGCGACAGGAAGTGCTGGGGGCCTTCGCCGAGGGGCCCGCGACGGTCCGCACCCTGGCGGAGCGGCTCGGGCGGAGCCGGCAGGCGCTGTACCACCACCTGGAAATCCTGGAGCGCACCAGGCTGGTGGAGGTGACGGGCGAGGTCGGCGAGGGCCGCAACCGCGAGAAGGTCTACGGCCTGTGCGCCGAGGGGCTCGAGCTGACGGACGCGCCGGCATCGCGGAGCGAGGTCCAGACGGCGGTGCGAGCGAGCCAGGCGATGCTGCGCCTCACGTCCCGCGAGGTCTCCACGGCCATCCTCGCCAGCGGGCTGAGGCTGAGCGGCCCGGAGCGCGAGCTGGTGGCGCTGCGCGCCAAGGTCCGGCTGAGTCCCCAGAAGCTGCGCGAGCTCAACGCACACCTGGACGCGATTCACGCGCTGTTCGCCACCACGGCCGACGCCGCGAAGGGCGACGCGCTGTACGCGGTGACGCTGGTCCTCACTCCCGTCCGTGAAGCGGGAACCGGGGAGGGTCCCCGGAAGCGCGCCCCGGCGCGACGGAGTGGACGCTGA
- a CDS encoding cupredoxin domain-containing protein — protein MFRPLLLCPLLLALTPACRESATPPAAPPAPAATPAPAAPAPVATGWGTLEGRLRLTGTPPPPALAPTSGTVVSVCGEQAEDRSLVVGGEGALAHVVVSLKEGARLPAARSPAAEPVLDQKKCVYDPPVVAAKAGASLAIRNSDPLVHNVRAAHGTNRSFFNVAMPLEGMTVRRQLPAQAGAVPIRCDVHPWMRALVRTFDHSYFATTGADGRFRLEVPEGTHTVVLWHERLPEVARTVNVRAGETVQVEQDWAVAELK, from the coding sequence GTGTTCCGACCCCTCCTGCTCTGTCCGCTCCTGCTCGCGCTGACGCCCGCCTGTCGCGAGTCCGCCACGCCTCCCGCCGCGCCTCCGGCACCTGCCGCCACTCCGGCCCCCGCTGCCCCGGCGCCCGTCGCCACGGGGTGGGGCACCCTCGAGGGCCGCCTCCGGCTCACCGGCACGCCGCCGCCGCCCGCACTCGCGCCCACCTCCGGCACCGTCGTCTCCGTGTGCGGAGAGCAGGCGGAAGATCGCTCGCTCGTCGTCGGCGGCGAGGGGGCGCTCGCCCATGTCGTGGTGTCGCTGAAGGAAGGCGCCAGGCTCCCCGCCGCCCGGAGCCCCGCCGCGGAGCCGGTGCTGGACCAGAAGAAGTGCGTCTATGACCCGCCTGTCGTGGCCGCGAAGGCCGGCGCCTCCCTGGCGATTCGCAACTCGGACCCGCTGGTCCACAACGTGCGCGCCGCCCATGGCACCAACCGTTCGTTCTTCAACGTGGCCATGCCCCTGGAGGGCATGACGGTCCGCCGGCAGCTGCCCGCGCAGGCCGGCGCCGTCCCCATCCGCTGTGACGTCCACCCGTGGATGCGGGCCCTGGTGCGCACCTTCGACCATTCCTACTTCGCCACCACCGGCGCGGACGGCCGCTTCCGCCTGGAGGTCCCCGAGGGGACCCACACCGTCGTCCTCTGGCACGAGCGCCTGCCCGAAGTGGCACGGACCGTGAATGTTCGCGCCGGGGAGACCGTCCAGGTCGAGCAGGACTGGGCCGTGGCCGAACTGAAATAG
- a CDS encoding FYDLN acid domain-containing protein, with protein sequence MPAKDLGTKHVCFKCQTKFYDMKKPDPLCPKCGADQRESPALKPQPEGRRGRLAAAPKVIEPIEPEEPAAAGEEEEEELEAFDDEEAAAEPEEEDI encoded by the coding sequence ATGCCGGCGAAGGATCTTGGAACGAAGCACGTCTGCTTCAAGTGCCAGACGAAGTTCTACGACATGAAGAAGCCGGACCCGCTCTGCCCGAAGTGTGGGGCGGACCAGCGGGAGAGCCCGGCGCTCAAGCCACAGCCCGAAGGGCGTCGTGGCCGCCTCGCGGCGGCCCCGAAGGTCATCGAGCCCATCGAGCCTGAGGAGCCAGCCGCCGCGGGCGAGGAGGAGGAGGAAGAGCTGGAGGCCTTCGACGACGAAGAAGCCGCCGCCGAGCCCGAAGAAGAAGACATCTAG
- a CDS encoding DUF3006 domain-containing protein: MPRATLDRIEDDVAVLIVEGRQLTRPLRELPEGVREGDVLDLDTLVVDREATKALRAQVREARQRAKRGKKPPPSGDFDL, encoded by the coding sequence ATGCCCCGGGCCACGCTGGACCGCATCGAGGATGACGTCGCCGTGCTCATCGTGGAGGGCCGCCAGCTGACGCGCCCGCTCCGCGAGCTCCCCGAGGGGGTGCGCGAGGGCGACGTGCTGGACCTGGACACGCTGGTGGTGGACCGCGAGGCCACCAAGGCCCTGCGCGCCCAGGTGCGCGAGGCCCGCCAGCGGGCGAAGCGCGGGAAGAAGCCGCCCCCCTCCGGCGACTTCGACCTGTAG
- a CDS encoding AgmX/PglI C-terminal domain-containing protein, protein MNFTCDNCQKRYSIADEKVRGKTVKVRCKNCQNVITVEGPAEEENTRVVSLADVERIRAQERSLADPAASAPVSAAAPVAAAPVTTRAPAAALQTPWDDEPTRAAPMKATGSPWFVMVRNKQEGPLDEGLLRELIATGTVTGRSFFWQQGMADWKRGADLPELAGLFAPPPAPEPPPPPPPPVAEPPPAPAPGRSARAAPARREPEPQPFVAPEPEFPQEPDQQQWPSDQADPPEEDVPENTFFHHEPEPRSNPQARRAGHGAAPAAKAAPLNDDLFSDLDLPGNRGDGSEDEGHRRHEDPLAQLGGDDGDDRQPVEDTRHFAAKSGVTRRNPAWKYAVFVLLLLVVPLGGAYLLSETLGVVPLRVQTVDAEGNAVEQPVFSTKGVGALRDKLLGRSAPPPAPKPKPAAAPAEKRPAAPAEPVEPAPAPTGEAPPPGAGTESGAVAPPSAEQLQAVYADADKKDVGPDVRKDAEVAATDSDEVGGPSDEEVERVVDRAQDAFRSCVETELRKNPSFKVGKVTLTATVGTSGKVKAATLDKPALNRSSVGTCIRDRAKNMVFSAFSGEDVDLEIPLVLSGSM, encoded by the coding sequence TTGAACTTCACCTGCGACAATTGCCAGAAGCGGTATTCCATTGCGGACGAAAAGGTCCGCGGCAAGACGGTCAAGGTCCGCTGCAAGAACTGCCAGAACGTCATCACCGTCGAAGGCCCCGCTGAAGAGGAGAACACCCGCGTGGTGTCGCTCGCGGACGTGGAGCGCATCCGCGCCCAGGAGCGCTCCCTGGCGGACCCCGCGGCCAGTGCGCCCGTGTCTGCGGCGGCGCCGGTGGCGGCCGCCCCGGTGACGACGCGCGCGCCCGCCGCTGCCCTCCAGACGCCCTGGGACGACGAGCCCACCCGCGCCGCGCCCATGAAGGCGACGGGCTCGCCCTGGTTCGTCATGGTGCGCAACAAGCAGGAGGGCCCCCTGGACGAGGGACTCCTCCGGGAGCTGATTGCCACCGGCACCGTCACGGGCCGCAGCTTCTTCTGGCAGCAGGGCATGGCGGACTGGAAGCGCGGCGCGGACCTGCCCGAGCTGGCCGGCCTCTTCGCGCCGCCCCCCGCGCCCGAGCCGCCTCCGCCGCCGCCTCCCCCGGTGGCCGAGCCGCCTCCAGCCCCCGCGCCTGGCCGCTCGGCGCGCGCCGCGCCGGCACGCCGTGAGCCGGAGCCCCAGCCCTTCGTGGCGCCGGAGCCGGAGTTCCCCCAGGAGCCCGACCAGCAGCAATGGCCCTCGGACCAGGCCGACCCGCCGGAGGAGGACGTTCCGGAGAACACCTTCTTCCACCATGAGCCGGAGCCGCGCTCCAACCCCCAGGCCCGTCGGGCGGGGCATGGGGCCGCGCCGGCCGCGAAGGCCGCGCCGCTGAACGACGACCTGTTCTCCGACCTGGACCTGCCCGGCAACCGGGGTGACGGCAGCGAGGACGAGGGCCACCGTCGGCACGAGGACCCGCTGGCGCAGCTCGGCGGGGATGACGGCGACGACCGCCAGCCGGTGGAGGACACCCGCCACTTCGCCGCGAAATCGGGCGTGACGCGGCGCAACCCGGCCTGGAAGTACGCCGTGTTCGTGCTGCTGCTGCTCGTCGTCCCGCTGGGCGGCGCGTACCTCCTGTCGGAGACGCTGGGCGTGGTGCCGCTGCGCGTGCAGACAGTGGACGCCGAGGGCAACGCGGTGGAGCAGCCCGTCTTCTCGACCAAGGGCGTGGGCGCGCTGCGCGACAAGCTGCTCGGTCGCTCCGCGCCGCCTCCCGCGCCGAAGCCGAAGCCGGCCGCCGCGCCAGCCGAGAAGCGCCCCGCCGCTCCCGCCGAGCCGGTGGAGCCCGCTCCCGCGCCCACGGGCGAGGCGCCTCCGCCCGGGGCCGGCACCGAGTCGGGGGCCGTGGCGCCTCCGTCCGCGGAGCAGCTCCAGGCCGTCTACGCGGACGCGGACAAGAAGGACGTGGGCCCGGACGTGCGCAAGGACGCGGAGGTCGCCGCGACGGACTCGGACGAGGTGGGTGGCCCCTCGGACGAGGAGGTGGAGCGCGTGGTGGACCGGGCGCAGGACGCGTTCCGCTCCTGCGTGGAGACCGAGCTGCGCAAGAACCCGTCGTTCAAGGTGGGCAAGGTGACGCTCACCGCCACGGTGGGCACCTCCGGCAAGGTGAAGGCCGCCACGCTCGACAAGCCCGCGCTGAACCGCTCCAGCGTGGGCACCTGCATCCGCGACCGCGCGAAGAACATGGTCTTCTCCGCCTTCTCGGGTGAGGACGTGGACCTTGAGATTCCGCTCGTCCTCTCCGGGTCGATGTAG
- a CDS encoding zinc ribbon domain-containing protein: MREKLKALAELQNVDLEVASLRKAADVHPRQIAELERELGVARSAIEAERARLTDMERQKTQLEQNITDEKDKVKKWEARLSEQRSTREYSALAREIDIAKKANLTMAEELAELTKQLGAAREAIKGKEGEYATKQQGLSGRMTELRGKLGEAEAQVKALEGRRSGVSANVDSNLLRRYESVRKKKLPALVGVVAGTCQGCNMNVPPQLYNQLRTSLGTDICPSCNRIIYAVEALQEAPETAK, translated from the coding sequence TTGCGGGAGAAATTGAAAGCGCTGGCGGAGCTGCAGAACGTGGACCTCGAGGTCGCTTCGCTCCGGAAGGCCGCGGACGTTCACCCCCGTCAGATTGCCGAGCTGGAGCGGGAGCTGGGCGTGGCCCGCAGCGCCATCGAGGCGGAGCGGGCACGACTCACCGACATGGAGCGGCAGAAGACGCAGCTCGAGCAGAACATCACGGACGAGAAGGACAAGGTGAAGAAGTGGGAGGCGCGGCTGAGCGAGCAACGCTCCACCCGCGAGTACTCCGCCCTGGCCCGTGAAATCGACATCGCCAAGAAGGCGAACCTCACGATGGCCGAGGAGCTGGCGGAGCTGACGAAGCAGCTCGGCGCGGCGCGCGAGGCCATCAAGGGCAAGGAAGGCGAGTACGCCACGAAGCAGCAGGGCCTCTCCGGCCGCATGACGGAGCTGCGAGGCAAGCTGGGCGAGGCGGAGGCGCAGGTGAAGGCGCTCGAGGGCCGCCGCTCGGGAGTGTCCGCGAACGTCGACTCCAACCTGCTTCGTCGCTACGAGTCGGTGCGCAAGAAGAAGCTGCCCGCGCTGGTGGGCGTGGTGGCCGGCACCTGCCAGGGCTGCAACATGAACGTGCCCCCGCAGCTCTACAACCAGCTGCGCACCTCGCTGGGCACGGACATCTGCCCGTCCTGCAACCGCATCATCTACGCGGTCGAAGCGCTCCAGGAAGCCCCGGAGACGGCGAAGTAG
- a CDS encoding CPBP family intramembrane glutamic endopeptidase: MPSSLDALLAAALVIAVPLYGTWSQRVLVRATAQGRPDAKLRDYHLTMLMLWSLFALVLLLWGHTGRPAQLLGLGLPGGPRTLGGAGATLLALLFLGSQWQAVRRLDASGREQLAAQVGSVSDFLPRTPREYRTFQALSFTAGVCEEVLYRGFLLWFSAELVGAWPGVLLTGAGFGLAHAYQGMAGVAKSALMGLLLGALAVATGSLLWPILIHIAVDLQGGAIGRELGAAARLPPQRA, encoded by the coding sequence ATGCCCTCGAGTCTGGACGCCCTGCTGGCCGCGGCGCTCGTCATCGCCGTCCCCCTCTACGGCACCTGGAGCCAGCGGGTGCTCGTGCGCGCCACGGCCCAGGGCCGTCCCGATGCGAAGCTGCGGGACTACCACCTGACCATGTTGATGCTGTGGTCGCTCTTCGCGCTCGTGCTCCTTCTGTGGGGGCACACGGGGCGACCGGCACAGCTGCTGGGACTCGGGCTTCCGGGAGGCCCGCGGACGCTGGGAGGCGCTGGCGCCACCCTGCTGGCGCTGCTCTTCCTCGGCTCGCAGTGGCAGGCCGTGCGGCGCCTGGATGCCTCGGGCCGCGAGCAGCTCGCGGCGCAGGTGGGCTCCGTGTCGGACTTCCTGCCGCGCACGCCACGCGAGTACCGGACGTTCCAGGCGCTCTCCTTCACCGCCGGCGTCTGCGAGGAGGTGCTCTACCGTGGCTTCCTGCTCTGGTTCTCAGCGGAGCTCGTCGGCGCCTGGCCCGGCGTCCTCCTCACCGGGGCGGGCTTCGGGCTCGCGCACGCGTACCAGGGGATGGCGGGCGTGGCGAAGAGCGCCCTGATGGGCCTGCTGCTGGGGGCGCTGGCCGTGGCAACCGGCTCGCTGCTGTGGCCCATCCTCATCCACATCGCCGTGGACCTGCAGGGCGGCGCCATCGGACGGGAGTTGGGGGCGGCGGCGAGGCTCCCTCCCCAGCGGGCGTAG
- the ftsY gene encoding signal recognition particle-docking protein FtsY, giving the protein MKTPNALDALLAQVPPAPSPAPTPGGDTTQPGTGTPPADGFPGGDVVGIGATALFVLLLVLAGRKLFFKKRPPEAKKPPVTPPADKEKPALPAERPELRIELPPSEAELARLREVDEVHARVEALARQREEAARAARATKDSTERARLEAEVRALKEREEEEKRAEYRARKAAEDEARERRKREQAEAQRLLEEQRAREAAAVEEARRAEEAAARAKVEAEAGRTLAQGLDKTRNQGFMARLNGLFGSQRQVDESVLAELEEILFTADIGVRTASNLVEVAREKLKRNELKDPERIKSLIRDEVARICDLPVPRSLEGGGPPHVVMVVGVNGAGKTTTIGKLSAKLTGEGKKVVLAAGDTFRAAATEQLDVWADRAKAQLVKGVEGGDPGSVIFEAIKKAKDEGADVVIADTAGRLHTKAPLMEELKKVKRVMDKALPGAPHEVLLVLDSTNGQNAIQQAKQFHEAVGITAIALTKLDGTAKGGVIIGICDELKLPVVWVGVGEKIADLRRFEPREFVKALFD; this is encoded by the coding sequence GTGAAGACGCCCAACGCCCTCGACGCCCTGCTGGCCCAGGTGCCGCCCGCCCCCTCCCCCGCCCCCACGCCGGGGGGAGACACCACGCAGCCGGGCACCGGCACGCCCCCCGCGGATGGCTTCCCCGGCGGGGACGTGGTGGGCATTGGCGCCACCGCCCTCTTCGTCCTGCTGCTGGTGCTGGCCGGGCGGAAGCTCTTCTTCAAGAAGCGCCCCCCCGAGGCGAAGAAGCCGCCCGTCACACCGCCCGCCGACAAGGAGAAGCCCGCCCTGCCGGCGGAGCGGCCCGAGCTGCGCATCGAGCTGCCGCCGTCGGAGGCGGAGCTCGCCCGGCTGCGCGAGGTGGACGAGGTCCATGCCCGCGTCGAGGCCCTGGCCCGCCAGCGCGAGGAGGCCGCCCGCGCCGCCCGCGCCACGAAGGACTCCACCGAGCGCGCCCGGCTGGAGGCGGAGGTCCGCGCCCTCAAGGAGCGCGAGGAGGAGGAGAAGCGCGCCGAGTACCGCGCGAGGAAGGCCGCCGAGGACGAGGCCCGGGAGCGGCGCAAACGCGAGCAGGCCGAGGCCCAGCGACTGCTGGAGGAGCAGCGCGCGCGTGAGGCCGCCGCCGTCGAGGAGGCCCGCCGCGCGGAGGAGGCCGCCGCTCGCGCCAAGGTGGAGGCCGAGGCCGGCCGCACGCTGGCGCAGGGCCTGGACAAGACGCGGAACCAGGGCTTCATGGCCCGGCTCAACGGCCTGTTCGGAAGCCAGCGCCAGGTGGACGAGTCCGTGCTGGCGGAGCTGGAGGAGATCCTCTTCACCGCGGACATCGGCGTGCGCACCGCCAGCAACCTGGTGGAGGTGGCGCGCGAGAAGCTCAAGCGCAACGAGCTGAAGGACCCGGAGCGCATCAAGTCGCTCATCCGCGACGAGGTCGCCCGCATCTGCGACCTGCCGGTGCCGCGCTCGCTGGAGGGCGGAGGCCCCCCGCACGTCGTCATGGTGGTGGGCGTCAACGGGGCCGGGAAGACGACGACGATTGGAAAGCTGTCCGCGAAGCTGACCGGCGAGGGGAAGAAGGTGGTGCTCGCCGCGGGCGACACCTTCCGCGCCGCGGCCACGGAGCAACTGGACGTCTGGGCGGACCGGGCCAAGGCGCAGTTGGTGAAGGGCGTGGAGGGGGGAGACCCGGGCTCGGTCATCTTCGAGGCCATCAAGAAGGCGAAGGACGAGGGGGCGGACGTCGTCATCGCCGACACGGCGGGGCGGCTCCACACCAAGGCGCCGCTGATGGAGGAGCTGAAGAAGGTGAAGCGCGTGATGGACAAGGCGCTGCCCGGGGCTCCGCACGAGGTGCTGCTGGTGCTGGACTCCACCAACGGCCAGAACGCGATTCAGCAGGCCAAGCAGTTCCACGAGGCCGTGGGCATCACCGCGATTGCCCTGACGAAGCTGGACGGCACCGCGAAGGGCGGCGTCATCATCGGCATCTGCGACGAGCTGAAGCTGCCCGTCGTCTGGGTGGGCGTGGGCGAGAAGATTGCCGACCTGCGCCGCTTCGAGCCGCGCGAGTTCGTGAAGGCCCTCTTCGACTGA